CGTTGGTACATTTACCCTTGACACTACAATGGCTGGTTATGTTTAAGAACATCTTCTCCTTTGGATTACTTGTGTTTGTCCCGATTTCAATCATTGGTCATTTTCTCGGATGGGATTCTACGCTTATATTTGTCACTTCAGCGATCGCCATTTTGCCCCTAGCAGGTTGGCTGAGCACTGCAACTGAGGAGATTGCGGTAGTCCTTGGTCCCTCGTGGGGCGGATTGATGAATGCTACTTTTGGTAATGCAACCGAGCTAATTATTGCGATCGTGGCATTAAATGCAGGATTTACCAGTGTGGTAAAAGCAAGCATCACAGGTTCGATTATTGGAAACCTCTTGCTAGTCATGGGATTATCCATGTTTTTGGGCGGATTGCGTTACAAAGAGCAAGAATTTCAGCCAACTATGGCGAGATTAAATGCTTCAGTGATGAATTTGGCGGTAATTGCGATTTTATTGCCCACAGCAGCAAATTTTACAACTGCGGGAATTAGCGAAGAGATTTTGCAAAAATTATCTCTGTCTGTAGCGATCGTGTTGATCATTGTCTATTGTCTCACGCTTCTATTTTCGATGAAAACCCACGCCTATCTCTATGATGTCGGTAAATCAGAAGCCGATGACGCTGAGGCAGAAGAAGGACATCCTCAAAAAGTGAATCTACCACTATGGATTGCTGTTCTGTTTGGAGTAACTCTACTAGTCGCTTTTGAATCGGAACTATTAGTAGGCACTTTAGAAGAAGCAACTGCTCAACTAGGTTTAACGGAACTATTTACTGGGGTAATCCTCTTGCCAATTATTGGTAATGCGGCGGAGCATACAACCGCAATTACCGTAGCGATGAAGAACAAAATGGAACTATCGGTATCAGTTGCTGTTGGCTCCAGTATGCAAATTGCCCTCTTTGTTGCGCCTGCGCTCGTAATTGTCGGTTGGTTCCTTGGTAAGCCAATGGATTTAAACTTCAATCCCTTTGAATTAGTGGCAGTTGCCGTAGCAGTTTTGATTGCCAACTCAATTAGCTCTGATGGGCGATCAAATTGGCTAGAAGGTTCTCTACTCGTAGCAACCTACGCAATTCTAGGCTTCGCCTTCTATTTTCAACCAGTTTAATTACAGCCTATTAGAGAAACCTTTAAAAGCAAGGCAAAGCCTTATAGATAATTCAAATAAGAACTACAGCTTCGACTTCGCTCAGCTAGCTTACACCGATGGCTGAGCGGAGTCGAAGCCCCTCTGCAAATTATTTAAAACAACTATACTTTTAAAGGTTTCTCTATTTTTTAATTCAGTGCAATACTCTGTAAAATTACTGACGGTCTAATTATCTTCTAGATTTCTAGAACTGTGATACGAGCGAAAAGCTCTACCGATCGCAGGAGTCAGCAAAACGGCAAGGGCGATCGCACTGCCAAGCGCAATATATGGATTTAAAACCATTAGTCGGGAAACAGGTGTAGACACATCCACATTGAGGGCATCATCAAATACCGTTGGAATCGCCAAAAGTTTGGTAGCTGAGGGGGGTGAAACCAAATTCAAAGATGCTGCTGCCGCAGGAAACATCACGGCACTAAACAGACAAATGCTGAGAAATCTTGCCCACGATTTTAAATGCCATAGACCGATCGCTAAGAGGATTGGGACTAAACTAAAACCAATGAAGGCAATCCCTGAAACTACTTGTAAATTGGTAGAATTATTGCCGACTAAAGGAATATCTCCTTCTAGTAAACGATAGATGTAGAAGTTTAATAGGCGATCGCTAATCAGCAAGAGGCTGGAGCCAACCATTGTGGTTGCAAGTATCGTAATTGCCATCGGGCGTTTTGAGATTCTAGGTTTCATTGATTCTGGGTTTCAAGTTTTGCGAGATTGGTCATCTAAGGATTTGATTAAGGCTGACTGAGATAGCTTGGTAAATGGCGGAATAGCTTGCTTGATTGCAACATTCGCAATAGGTAATAACTCGAAGTGGGTAAAAAGATAATCAATGCCCATCCGAATTGGTCAGGAACTTCAACTTGGAAAAATTCGGGCAATAGCAGCATTAATATAATTGACAAACCAACGGAGGCAGCACCCAGAATTGTAGCTGTGGCATTTTTAAATAAGGTTTGGACTTTCCAGATGGAAACATTGGTTAAAGTCCAAAATACAAATAGACAGAAGACTGTGCCAATGATCGTACTGACGCATTGAGCTTGACCTTTAGCAATATCTTGGAATGTATCGGAATCAATCATCGTCACACCATGAGGCATCTTGAGCAAAGCCCAACCACTAATGTAGTAGGAAAAGACATAACCTGTCGTCATGGCGATCGCCCCAAAGATCCCTGCAATGGAACTGTAACCCAACACATCGCGTAAGAAGTTCTCTAAACGTCTAGGCTTGAGCCAGCCAAAGGCGATCCAAATTGTCGGTAAGCCAACTACTGCCATCGTTAAAACTGTCATATGGCGAGGTTCTACAGGAAAGGGAAGTTGCACAAATCCCGCAAAGGAAATTGTCAGGATCACCATGATATTTTTAGTGAGATAGAGCAAAGCGGAAGAGAGAATCTTTTGCTTAATATCGTCACCTGCGGTGAAGGCTTGGGGTAGGGCGGAGAGATTATTATCGAGTAGGACTATATCGGCAACATCTTTGCTAATTTGTGCGCCATCATTCATGGCGATCGCTAGCTGAGCCTCCTTAAATGCAGGGACATCATTCACCCCATCACCGACCATACCCACATAGCCACCCCGCTTCACCATTGCCGAGATTAAACGACGCTTCATGTCAGGGGTAATTCTGCCAAACACAGCACCATAGGCGGCAGAACGACTAAAGGTATTGTTATCCATTTCTTCTAAGGTCTTTTGGGTAAAGACTGCATCTTCAGGAACAGCGATACCTGCTTGACGGGCAATTGAGGCAACTGTTTCGACGCTATCGCCTGAAATTACCTTGAGGCGAATATTCTTGTTTTGTAATTCGGAGATCGTATCAACTACATCGGGACGTAGGCTGTCTTCGAGTAAAACGATACCGCGATCGCGCCGATTGCTGGGTAAGGCGGGATTTTTTTCGGAAGCGTCGAAACTATCCTCGCTGGTGACAACGGCGATCGCTCGCAAACCTTGACGACCAAATTGCTTAGCTTGCTCTTGAGTCTCAGGACTAGTGAATAAAATTTCAGGAGCACCGACCATGATCGTTGTACCGATGTCGATCGCGATCGCCCCCCATTTACGGCTAGAACTAAAAGGGACTTCGCTAACAAACTTCGATTGCGATCGGGGTTTGTCCGTAAAGGCAGCCATGGCTCTGGCACTACTATTTTGCGATCCCATAAAACTGGTATAGAGAGCGATTAATTCCCTTAGCGAATCTTCATCGGTATCACCTAAAGGCACAATCGACTTCACCACCAATTTATTCTGGGTCAAGGTTCCCGTCTTGTCAGTACAGAGAATCCGCACACTATTCATCGAATCAACGGCATTGATTTTTTGGATTAACGTGCGTCGTTTACTAATTTCCACTGCCCCGATCGCAAAGGCAACACTAATTGAGAGAATTAAACCTGCGGGAACAAAGCTATTGATAATTACCGAAGCATAGCGAATTGTATCCACCATTGTCCGCCCTGAGTTGAGGCTGGAGGCGAGATGCAAGAAGGCGGCAACAATTAACACCAGAATGAAGATTTCCACTAAAATGTCAATCTTTTTCTGCAAAGGCGTAAATACTCGCTTATATACCCGAGAGGATTGGGATAGCTTGACAGCATAGCTTTCATTGCCAATCTTATCGGCTCGAAATACACAACTTCCTGCTAAGCAAAAGGAACCTGAAAGTACAATATCGCCAATCTGCTTAGCAACGGGATCGGATTCGCCTGTCAGTAGAGACTCATCCATTTCCACATTTTGTGAAACTAGCACTGCGCCATCGACTGGAGCGCGATCGCCAGGGTTTAGCTCA
The sequence above is drawn from the Pseudanabaena yagii GIHE-NHR1 genome and encodes:
- the cax gene encoding calcium/proton exchanger, with the translated sequence MFKNIFSFGLLVFVPISIIGHFLGWDSTLIFVTSAIAILPLAGWLSTATEEIAVVLGPSWGGLMNATFGNATELIIAIVALNAGFTSVVKASITGSIIGNLLLVMGLSMFLGGLRYKEQEFQPTMARLNASVMNLAVIAILLPTAANFTTAGISEEILQKLSLSVAIVLIIVYCLTLLFSMKTHAYLYDVGKSEADDAEAEEGHPQKVNLPLWIAVLFGVTLLVAFESELLVGTLEEATAQLGLTELFTGVILLPIIGNAAEHTTAITVAMKNKMELSVSVAVGSSMQIALFVAPALVIVGWFLGKPMDLNFNPFELVAVAVAVLIANSISSDGRSNWLEGSLLVATYAILGFAFYFQPV
- a CDS encoding DUF2127 domain-containing protein, whose translation is MKPRISKRPMAITILATTMVGSSLLLISDRLLNFYIYRLLEGDIPLVGNNSTNLQVVSGIAFIGFSLVPILLAIGLWHLKSWARFLSICLFSAVMFPAAAASLNLVSPPSATKLLAIPTVFDDALNVDVSTPVSRLMVLNPYIALGSAIALAVLLTPAIGRAFRSYHSSRNLEDN
- a CDS encoding HAD-IC family P-type ATPase — translated: MSQSTSANTPDLPTINLDIGLSEAEIAERKQRGDINVVVMRSSRTYKEIFQENVFTLFNVTFGVVLVLMTALGQFTDAIFSGFSVFMNILVGVAQEIQAKLTLDKLALLSVQKVKVRRNGESQEIPVGEVVRDDLIELNPGDRAPVDGAVLVSQNVEMDESLLTGESDPVAKQIGDIVLSGSFCLAGSCVFRADKIGNESYAVKLSQSSRVYKRVFTPLQKKIDILVEIFILVLIVAAFLHLASSLNSGRTMVDTIRYASVIINSFVPAGLILSISVAFAIGAVEISKRRTLIQKINAVDSMNSVRILCTDKTGTLTQNKLVVKSIVPLGDTDEDSLRELIALYTSFMGSQNSSARAMAAFTDKPRSQSKFVSEVPFSSSRKWGAIAIDIGTTIMVGAPEILFTSPETQEQAKQFGRQGLRAIAVVTSEDSFDASEKNPALPSNRRDRGIVLLEDSLRPDVVDTISELQNKNIRLKVISGDSVETVASIARQAGIAVPEDAVFTQKTLEEMDNNTFSRSAAYGAVFGRITPDMKRRLISAMVKRGGYVGMVGDGVNDVPAFKEAQLAIAMNDGAQISKDVADIVLLDNNLSALPQAFTAGDDIKQKILSSALLYLTKNIMVILTISFAGFVQLPFPVEPRHMTVLTMAVVGLPTIWIAFGWLKPRRLENFLRDVLGYSSIAGIFGAIAMTTGYVFSYYISGWALLKMPHGVTMIDSDTFQDIAKGQAQCVSTIIGTVFCLFVFWTLTNVSIWKVQTLFKNATATILGAASVGLSIILMLLLPEFFQVEVPDQFGWALIIFLPTSSYYLLRMLQSSKLFRHLPSYLSQP